A region of the Desertifilum tharense IPPAS B-1220 genome:
GTAGGGACCGATCGAAATGGTACTGGGCATATTGCCGCAAAATATGTTCTAGCCTAAGCCATCGCTCTATTCCCAGAGGGGCAGAAGATGACAATACTTCTTGAATAATAGGAAGTTCAGGATAAGCTAAACGCTGCAAGATATCGAGTTCCGTGGCATCTAAGCGCGTAGAATAAGCGCTTTTGCGTGCTGCGGGTTCGCGAGTCAATTGACTCCTTTGGGGTGATTTTACCGCAGGTGGGGAATTGAGAATACCCACTGAAGGCTCAGGTTGAGCAGATGTCGGTTGGCGATCGCCCCCTCTATACTTCAGCTTATCTTGTGTGGGTTGGGTTTGTTGGGAAGCGATCGCGATCGCCCCCCCGGCGGCGACATCAAATTCTACCTGCCAGTGGGGCGTCTGAAAATCTGGCACAATGGGATCTTGGCTAGTACAACAGCGGTGAACCTGGGGAGCCAGTCCCGCAAGAGCCAGCAAGTGAAAAACCGCGTGAGTCAAATGAGCCATAATCGCTTCATTGCTAGCGGCTTGCTCTAAACGACCGAGATGAGCATTAAACAGTTCGTAGAGTTCGCGCTGGGGTTGATCGCCAAGCGCTTGCAGCAACACTAACTCAGCTAAGTATTGGCTAGCCGTGAGCTTCCCTAAATGCTGTCCCAAACCGGGATAAGATTCCAGACTTTGGGCTTGAGTAATTTTATCAAGCGATCGCCCCTTAGCAATCAACAACTCATTGACCACAAATAACCCGCTTCTTCCCCCCAAAGAAGACTTATGCTTGCGCGCTCCTGGTGCAACCGCCCGAATCAGACCAAACTCAGGGGTCAAAATAGTTAACAGGCGATCCGACTCTCCCAAGGGCATCCCCTTAAGATTGATTCCAACAGCTTTATAGGTTCGGCTCATAGTTTAGTGCTGAGTGGGGAAGAAGGGAATTGGGAGTTGGGAGTTAGGGGTTGGGGAAGAAGGGAATTGGGAGTTGGGGGGAACAAGCATAGGGGATATTAGTGCTAAGTTTCAAGTGCTGTAGCTAGCGGGTGTGCCGAGTGGGGAGTTGGGAGTTAGGGGTTGGGGAAGAAAGATGTGGGACATTAGTGCTGAGTGCTAGTTGCTTTAGGTTGTGCGTAGCAGCGTGCTGTAGCTTGCACGCCAAGCAGCGGTGTCAAAAACCAGTTAGGTTAAGGTTAATCTTTAAGCGCCATGCAGCTTGTCCTCAGTTATGGCTACAGCTATATCGAGAACAATAGCCCATTTCATTTACCTTTCTTCCCCCCATCCCCCCATCTCCCCACCTCCCCATCCCCCCATCCTCTTCTTCCCCAACCCCCAACTCCTAACTCCCAATTCCCTTCTTCCTCATCCTAGCTCTCTTCCTCCTGGGGTTGGCGATCGCGCTGATGTAGGAGATCCACACCGCGAGAGGTGCCTAAACGGGTAGCTCCGGCTAGGATAAGTTCGTAGGCTTGCTCTAGGGTACGGATACCCCCAGAGGCTTTAATTCCCACTTGTCCTTTCGTTAGTTCTTTGAGCAAACGCACATCTGCAACGGTTGCGCCGCCATTCCATCCGGTGCTAGTTTTCAGGTATTCTACCCCGGCTTCTAAACAGAGTTCGGCTGCAATGCGTTTCTCTTCGTCGGTGAGGAGATTGGTTTCTAAAATCGCTTTAATGGTGACGCCTGTTTCTTCGCAGATTTCGGCAATTTCTCGATGTACGGCGTCGGTTTTTCCAGCTTTGAGCAAGCCAATATTAATGACTACATCCAGTTCTCTTGCGCCGTGTTCTACTGCTTCTTGGGCTTCGTAGAGTTTGGTTCCTGGCGTGGTGGCTCCGGTGGGAAAACCAATAACGGTGCAGACTTTAACCGATTTGCCATGCAGTAAGTCTGCGGCTTGACGCACGTAGGCGGGAGCAATGCAAACGGCTGCAAAGTGCAGTTGATCGGCTTGTTCGCACCACTGCGAGACTAGATCGGGGGTGGCGCTGGGGTGTAGTAGCGCGTGATCGATATAAGGGGCAATATCAATGTCTGAATATTCTCTCGCCATAGTTTCCTCGCCAGCACAGCTCCTCATTGTTCATTGTCTGTAACATTGGATCTTAAGGCAACGGGACTGAAAAGCCTTTGGGTCTGGCGAGGCGTAGCAATTGCTACTGTACCCAACCCCAGTTTTGGTTGTTGTTGAGCAGATTCGCGTTGGGTTTGATGGTTTGCAGCATTTTCAGACCGAGTTGTTGCGTTTCGGGCTGATTGTCTTCTAGCAGTAGCATATCGGTTAAGGCATCAATTGCTAGATCGGCACTGGGTTCGGCTAAGACGCGCTCAGATACGGTTCTTAGGCCCGTTTCGAGGAGGAGATCGGCTTCGCGATCGCTATTAGTTTGACCCAATTGGATCTTCAGGGTTTTGAGTTCCGAGCGCAAGATGCTCATTTCGGGCGAGTCGGGTAATTCTCTTAATAAAGAAGCGATCGCGTTTTGGCTTTCTTGGGCTGAAATTAACCCGCTGACTTCGGGTTGAGGGTCTAGTATCCCATTAGGGGCTGGGTTTGCTGCTTCAGTTACGGGCATAAACAACGTTAGGGTGGAAAACAGCAAGCAAGAGATACACATTGTTCGGTCACTCCTAAAGTCTGTTACAGGACAAAGTTTGGGACAGTGCTAACCGCTAAAAAGATTCGCTAGCTTTTCAGCTTTTAGCCCATCTTGGCGATGACTCTGGATTACTTTAACAACTTTAGAGAAAAAAATCAGAACAAATAGGGCACGCGATCGCGCACCCTATCCGCTCGAACCGATTTAGGTTAAATCCTAGCGAGTGGTAGTGCGCTTATCTACGATGTAGACTTCCGCTTCACCGTCATTATCGATATCGCGAGTATCTGTTACTGCGCTTCGCGGGGTACGGTGTTCGGTTGTCTGAACCGTTGTCGCGCGGGTTGCAGTCGGTGCAGGTTGCGAGTCTGCCAAGTCGGGTGCATCATAGATATTGAATTCTTCGACATGGCGATCGCGCAAAATTCTTTCTACCCCTCGCAGATCCTCGTCTGTACCGCTGACGACGAGCAAGTATTGACCCGCTTTAACGCGATCGTTGTAGACTTTCGCGTGTTCTTCGGGAATTCCCATCCCGACTAAAGCCCCGATAATTCCCCCGGCGGCGGCACCAATCCCGGCACCTGCTAGGGTAGAAGCAAAGGCGTTAATTTCTACACCCGCCGCTAGGATCGGACCGACACCGGGAATGGCTAGGACGCCAATTCCGACCAATAGACCGCCTAGACCGCCTAAAATAGTCCCTGTAGACGCGCCAATTCCAGCACCTTCTTGGGCTTCGGTATCGCCTCGGTCGGTTACTTCTTCTGCGCCTTTGACATCTTCAATGTGACGGGCGATCAAAGAGACTCGGTTCATATCGTAACCGTTATCTTTGAGGGCGCGAAGCACGGCTTCAAGGTCTTTGCGGTTGGGGAAAACCCCGACTGCTCGCTTGTAGTAAGTGCGATTTTGAGTTGTTTTTGTGTTAACCATTGTTTGTTTGTTGTATGACTTTCGACAATTGGGGCGATCGCATTAGCTACCCGGAACCGGAGGAACCGCAGAAGGATAAACACCATCCGCAATAATTACGGGTCTATCGGTGTAGCGTTCTACAAACTCCTGAATTTGACCGTCATCCCAGCCGAGGTTGGCTTCTCGGAGGACTTGTTCGTTCACCTGACGCGCTTGGCCGGTGACGGCGACGTTTTCCCCTTCTTCAATGGGAACGCCTTGCAGATATTGATCGACGCCCAAAACTAATACGCCTACATCATTCACCCAACCTTCTTCAAATAGGGCGAAGGCGTTATTGGTATACTCCAGCAATCTAACTTCACCTTCAACCGCAATCTGCTGGTTTTCAAAGGTGCCTTGGGGAGCATCATAAAAGTTTCTGGGATTAGGGGCTAAAGCCATTGAGGCTGCCACTAAGACGGGTTGATTATCATAATCTGCAAACAGGTTGGGATCGAGTTGAACGCCGTACTGATTTTGAATCTGTTGGGCGGAAAACATATCAACCGTTCCAGATGCTTGAATGGGAACGTCGCGATCGCTCACTTGGAAGGGTGCGCCTGTGGCGTTAATCACCAATAGGCGATCGCCATCTTCTGTATTGACAATGAAACCGTTATTTCCTACAGTTTCGTCTACGGTGTTGCGAATGGTAATTCTCTGACCGATCAGATCGTCGCGATCGTTGACGACATCCTGGGCGGTTTCGGTGGTTCCCCCTTGATCGGCGGTTCCAAAATCGCAACCCGGAACCAACAGGGCGGTGAGACTGAGCGCGATCGCGCCGAACATGGCTCTAACGGGTTTAGGGCGCTTGGCGCGGTTTGTGTGGTTTTGCATATCTATCCTATGACGCTGAACATTTGGCGAGCTAGAAAGCT
Encoded here:
- the recO gene encoding DNA repair protein RecO, producing the protein MSRTYKAVGINLKGMPLGESDRLLTILTPEFGLIRAVAPGARKHKSSLGGRSGLFVVNELLIAKGRSLDKITQAQSLESYPGLGQHLGKLTASQYLAELVLLQALGDQPQRELYELFNAHLGRLEQAASNEAIMAHLTHAVFHLLALAGLAPQVHRCCTSQDPIVPDFQTPHWQVEFDVAAGGAIAIASQQTQPTQDKLKYRGGDRQPTSAQPEPSVGILNSPPAVKSPQRSQLTREPAARKSAYSTRLDATELDILQRLAYPELPIIQEVLSSSAPLGIERWLRLEHILRQYAQYHFDRSLRAAALIESCFLPLPTSITRDNATV
- the deoC gene encoding deoxyribose-phosphate aldolase, whose protein sequence is MAREYSDIDIAPYIDHALLHPSATPDLVSQWCEQADQLHFAAVCIAPAYVRQAADLLHGKSVKVCTVIGFPTGATTPGTKLYEAQEAVEHGARELDVVINIGLLKAGKTDAVHREIAEICEETGVTIKAILETNLLTDEEKRIAAELCLEAGVEYLKTSTGWNGGATVADVRLLKELTKGQVGIKASGGIRTLEQAYELILAGATRLGTSRGVDLLHQRDRQPQEEES
- a CDS encoding histidine kinase; the encoded protein is MVNTKTTQNRTYYKRAVGVFPNRKDLEAVLRALKDNGYDMNRVSLIARHIEDVKGAEEVTDRGDTEAQEGAGIGASTGTILGGLGGLLVGIGVLAIPGVGPILAAGVEINAFASTLAGAGIGAAAGGIIGALVGMGIPEEHAKVYNDRVKAGQYLLVVSGTDEDLRGVERILRDRHVEEFNIYDAPDLADSQPAPTATRATTVQTTEHRTPRSAVTDTRDIDNDGEAEVYIVDKRTTTR